From the Nonlabens marinus S1-08 genome, one window contains:
- a CDS encoding DUF7218 family protein has translation MERPSIKNEDQYEALREEGYSKEKAARIANTEDSGKKGGKADPYEERTKEELYEQAKKIGIEGRSSMNKKELINALRNH, from the coding sequence ATGGAACGACCTAGTATAAAAAATGAAGATCAATATGAAGCTCTACGAGAAGAAGGCTATTCCAAAGAAAAAGCAGCTCGTATAGCAAACACTGAGGATAGTGGTAAAAAAGGTGGTAAAGCTGACCCCTACGAAGAGCGTACTAAAGAAGAATTGTATGAGCAAGCCAAAAAAATAGGTATTGAAGGCAGGTCTTCTATGAATAAAAAAGAATTGATCAACGCTTTACGTAATCACTAG
- a CDS encoding alpha/beta hydrolase → MIKKMINKAVPKLYGFYFNTISIFSKKRGAEKALQVFSFPRKGKVLEFQKEFLETAHQQKLVTEEGMIQLYYWEGTGKTVFMAHGWESNAWRWKYLIDPLRELGYSIIALDAPAHGKSDGTNFTAVKYSRVIRTVVELYQPEIIIGHSVGAMASSFQESETPHVFVEKMVLLGSPNKLEVIMRDYQNLVRFTNSVYLSLDKLLHSIYGFYIHEFNTEDFISKIKCPILLVHSKEDRIVPHTSMEQIAANSSNSTVYFSKTGGHSLHTEEVVEQILSFL, encoded by the coding sequence ATGATCAAGAAAATGATAAACAAAGCCGTACCTAAGTTGTACGGCTTTTACTTTAACACCATTTCCATATTTTCTAAAAAGCGAGGTGCGGAAAAAGCACTTCAAGTCTTCAGTTTTCCCAGAAAAGGTAAAGTGCTTGAATTTCAAAAAGAATTTTTGGAAACTGCGCATCAACAAAAATTGGTCACTGAAGAAGGAATGATTCAGCTGTATTATTGGGAAGGAACTGGGAAGACCGTGTTTATGGCGCATGGATGGGAATCTAACGCTTGGCGGTGGAAGTATTTGATCGATCCTCTTCGTGAATTAGGGTATTCCATAATCGCATTAGACGCACCTGCTCATGGTAAATCTGACGGTACAAATTTCACGGCAGTCAAATATTCACGAGTCATCCGCACGGTGGTAGAGTTATATCAACCTGAAATTATTATAGGTCATAGTGTAGGTGCTATGGCAAGCAGTTTTCAAGAATCCGAAACACCTCATGTGTTTGTTGAGAAAATGGTGTTGCTAGGCAGCCCTAACAAACTAGAAGTGATCATGCGTGATTACCAAAACCTCGTAAGATTTACTAATAGCGTTTACCTGAGTCTCGATAAATTATTACACAGTATTTATGGGTTTTACATACATGAATTTAATACTGAAGATTTTATCTCAAAGATCAAGTGTCCCATTCTTTTAGTTCACAGTAAAGAAGACAGGATTGTACCACATACAAGTATGGAGCAAATAGCTGCTAATTCTAGCAATTCAACAGTTTATTTTTCAAAAACCGGCGGTCATAGCTTGCATACGGAGGAGGTGGTAGAGCAAATCTTAAGTTTTCTCTAA
- a CDS encoding helicase HerA-like domain-containing protein translates to MSQQADFEKFILEGYSPKGESIVMGAAMLDGVAINGAHVKVPLKTMNRHGLIAGATGTGKTKTLQILAEQLSQQGVPTLLMDIKGDLSGIAAESPGHEKIDQRHELIGLDFKKRSSPVEILTISDQAGVRMRATVSEFGPVLLSRILDVTETQAGIISVVFKYCDDNKLPLLDLNDLKKVLQYATGAGKEEFQESYGRVSISSTGAMLRKLIELEQQGAELFFGERSFEVKDLVRKDKNGHGYVNVIRLTDIQDRPKLFSTFMLSLLAEIYSTFPEKGDADKPELVLFIDEAHLIFDEASKALLNQIESIVKLIRSKGIGVYFVTQNPADIPEGVLSQLGLKIQHALRAFTAKDRKAIKLTAQNYPISEYYDTAEVLTSLGIGEALISALDEKGRPSPLAATLLRAPESRMDVLTDRELDDLIADSELTDKYNESINRESAEELLQEKIEKAHEDEIKEKAQKERAKTTTTTSRRSSSKQNPIIKVLTSATFIRGVMGILAKAMK, encoded by the coding sequence ATGTCTCAACAAGCCGATTTTGAAAAATTCATTTTAGAAGGTTACAGCCCTAAAGGTGAATCCATCGTAATGGGAGCTGCTATGCTTGATGGAGTTGCTATTAACGGTGCACATGTGAAAGTCCCACTAAAAACAATGAACCGCCATGGATTGATTGCGGGAGCGACAGGAACTGGAAAAACTAAAACTCTACAAATTCTAGCCGAACAGCTTTCTCAACAAGGAGTGCCCACTTTATTAATGGATATTAAAGGAGATTTATCTGGTATTGCTGCAGAAAGTCCAGGCCATGAAAAAATTGATCAGCGTCACGAATTAATAGGACTAGATTTTAAAAAGCGTTCCAGCCCTGTAGAAATTTTGACTATCTCTGATCAGGCTGGGGTGCGTATGAGGGCTACAGTAAGTGAATTCGGCCCTGTGCTCCTATCTAGAATTTTAGATGTTACCGAGACACAGGCTGGAATTATTAGTGTGGTGTTTAAATATTGCGATGATAATAAGTTGCCTTTACTGGACCTCAATGACCTAAAAAAGGTATTGCAATATGCTACAGGAGCTGGAAAAGAAGAATTTCAAGAGAGCTATGGGCGGGTATCCATTTCATCCACTGGAGCTATGTTACGTAAACTCATAGAATTGGAACAACAGGGAGCCGAATTGTTTTTCGGTGAGCGCAGTTTTGAAGTGAAAGATCTGGTTCGAAAAGATAAAAATGGACATGGCTATGTCAACGTCATACGATTGACTGATATTCAAGATCGACCAAAGTTGTTCTCTACCTTTATGCTTAGTCTGTTAGCGGAAATCTACAGTACCTTTCCAGAAAAAGGAGATGCCGACAAGCCTGAATTAGTACTCTTTATTGACGAGGCGCACCTCATTTTTGATGAAGCTAGCAAAGCCTTGTTAAACCAGATAGAAAGTATCGTTAAACTGATACGTTCCAAGGGTATAGGTGTCTATTTTGTAACTCAAAACCCGGCCGATATTCCAGAAGGTGTTTTGAGTCAGCTAGGACTGAAAATACAACATGCATTGCGCGCCTTTACCGCCAAGGATAGAAAAGCCATCAAATTGACGGCACAAAACTATCCTATCAGTGAATATTATGATACGGCTGAGGTGTTAACTTCCCTAGGGATAGGTGAAGCTTTAATATCTGCACTAGATGAGAAAGGAAGACCTAGTCCATTAGCCGCCACATTATTGCGTGCCCCTGAAAGCAGGATGGATGTATTGACAGATAGGGAACTGGACGATTTGATAGCAGATTCAGAATTAACAGACAAGTACAACGAGTCCATTAATAGAGAAAGTGCGGAAGAGCTCCTTCAAGAAAAAATTGAAAAGGCACATGAAGATGAAATAAAAGAAAAAGCACAAAAAGAGCGAGCAAAGACAACCACAACCACCTCTCGCAGATCCAGCTCTAAGCAGAATCCTATCATTAAAGTGTTAACCAGTGCTACCTTTATTAGAGGAGTCATGGGGATTCTAGCTAAGGCTATGAAGTAA
- a CDS encoding 7-carboxy-7-deazaguanine synthase QueE, giving the protein MEKKIQDQVNAGTLLPLMEEFYTIQGEGFHTGTAAYFIRVGGCDVGCHWCDVKESWNADTHPPTHIDQIIDHAAQWSKTIVITGGEPLTWDMEPLTQGLKDRGMTVHIETSGAYPLSGAWDWICLSPKKVKMPVAEIYKEAHELKMIIYNKSDFAFAKAEAQKVSATCQLFLQPEWSVREKMIPQITEFVMQNPEWRVSLQTHKYLNIP; this is encoded by the coding sequence ATGGAAAAGAAGATACAAGATCAGGTGAATGCCGGCACTTTACTGCCGCTTATGGAGGAATTCTATACCATACAAGGGGAAGGATTCCATACGGGCACTGCTGCTTATTTTATAAGAGTAGGAGGTTGTGATGTAGGCTGTCACTGGTGTGATGTAAAGGAAAGCTGGAATGCAGACACGCATCCACCTACCCACATCGACCAGATTATCGATCATGCTGCACAGTGGAGTAAAACCATAGTAATCACAGGTGGGGAACCGCTTACCTGGGATATGGAGCCGTTGACGCAAGGCTTGAAAGATCGTGGGATGACGGTACATATTGAGACCAGCGGCGCTTATCCGTTATCCGGTGCTTGGGATTGGATCTGTTTATCCCCTAAGAAAGTGAAAATGCCGGTTGCAGAAATCTACAAAGAAGCACATGAGCTTAAAATGATCATTTATAATAAAAGTGATTTCGCTTTCGCGAAAGCGGAAGCACAAAAAGTTTCTGCGACTTGCCAGCTTTTTTTACAGCCTGAATGGTCCGTAAGAGAAAAAATGATCCCGCAAATCACGGAATTTGTGATGCAAAACCCAGAATGGCGCGTGTCTTTGCAAACCCATAAGTATTTAAATATCCCTTAA
- a CDS encoding DUF2911 domain-containing protein, with amino-acid sequence MKYILILLASFFISNDLHSQDLKFSDLDKSPLDVVMYRDADQSAIARVIYSRPSKRDRTVFGELVPYEQVWRTGANEATEITFYKDVIIADETVAAGTYSIYTVPNEDEWTFILNTDTTQWGTNYNEENNVLKAPMNVTPAPESIESFSITIVDDFDGGTMFMGWDNRIASLNFKVVQP; translated from the coding sequence ATGAAATACATTCTCATACTTTTAGCTTCTTTTTTTATCTCAAATGACCTACATAGCCAGGATTTAAAATTTTCTGATTTGGACAAAAGTCCGCTAGATGTAGTGATGTATCGTGATGCAGATCAATCTGCTATTGCAAGAGTCATTTATAGCCGGCCTTCCAAGCGTGATCGAACGGTTTTTGGCGAGCTGGTACCTTACGAGCAAGTATGGAGAACAGGAGCTAATGAAGCTACAGAAATTACATTTTACAAAGATGTGATAATTGCAGACGAGACCGTTGCCGCTGGAACCTACAGCATATATACAGTGCCTAATGAGGACGAATGGACCTTTATCTTAAATACGGACACCACACAATGGGGAACTAATTACAATGAAGAAAACAACGTACTCAAAGCGCCCATGAATGTTACTCCGGCACCAGAATCCATTGAGTCATTTTCCATCACAATTGTCGATGATTTTGATGGTGGCACCATGTTTATGGGTTGGGATAATCGTATCGCAAGCCTAAATTTTAAAGTGGTGCAGCCTTAA
- the gyrB gene encoding DNA topoisomerase (ATP-hydrolyzing) subunit B: MSEDNKKNYGADQIQALEGMEHVRMRPSMYIGDVGTRGLHHLVYEVVDNSIDEALAGHCDNIEVIINENNSVTVTDDGRGIPVDIHKKEGVSALQVVMTKIGAGGKFDKDSYKVSGGLHGVGVSCVNALSDHLKATVYRDGKIYEQEYERGKAMYPVREVGTTDKRGTVITFLPDRSIFQQTVEYNYVTLANRLRELSFLNKGIRIVLIDRRVKDEDGNVIEEVFQSEEGLKEFIRFLDDTRSPIIADVISMEGEKNDIPVEVAMIYNDSYSENLHSYVNNINTHEGGTHLSGFRRGLTTTLKKYADASGLLDKLKFDISGDDFREGLTAIISVKVQEPQFEGQTKTKLGNREVTSAVSQAVSTMLEDYLEENPADAKTIVQKVILAATARHAARKAREMVQRKTVMSGGGLPGKLSDCSETDPTQCEVFLVEGDSAGGTAKMGRDRNFQAILPLRGKILNVEKAMQHKVFENEEIRNIYTALGVTIGTEEDSKALNLDKLRYHKVVIMCDADIDGSHIATLILTFFFRYMRELVEMGYIYIATPPLYLLKKGAKKRYAWSNKERDEINEEFGGSAAIQRYKGLGEMNADQLWDTTMNPEFRTLRQVTIDSLPEADRIFSMLMGDEVPPRREFIEKNAIYANIDA; this comes from the coding sequence ATGAGCGAGGATAACAAGAAAAATTACGGTGCTGATCAGATTCAGGCACTGGAAGGAATGGAGCATGTACGTATGCGTCCATCCATGTATATTGGTGATGTAGGTACTCGTGGTTTACACCATTTGGTCTACGAGGTAGTGGATAATTCCATTGATGAGGCATTAGCAGGTCACTGTGATAATATCGAGGTGATTATTAATGAAAACAACAGTGTTACTGTTACTGATGATGGTCGTGGAATTCCTGTTGATATCCACAAAAAAGAAGGGGTTTCTGCTCTTCAGGTCGTTATGACTAAGATTGGAGCAGGTGGAAAGTTTGATAAAGATTCTTATAAGGTATCTGGTGGATTGCACGGTGTAGGTGTGAGTTGTGTGAACGCACTTTCAGATCACCTCAAAGCGACGGTTTACCGCGATGGTAAAATTTATGAACAGGAATACGAACGCGGTAAAGCAATGTATCCAGTTCGCGAGGTTGGAACTACGGATAAACGAGGTACAGTAATTACATTCTTACCTGACCGCTCTATATTCCAACAAACAGTTGAATACAACTATGTAACACTAGCAAATCGATTGCGTGAGCTTTCTTTTTTAAATAAAGGAATCCGTATCGTTTTGATAGATAGACGAGTAAAGGATGAAGATGGGAATGTGATTGAAGAAGTATTTCAGTCAGAAGAAGGGTTGAAGGAGTTTATCCGTTTCTTAGATGATACTCGCTCACCTATTATTGCTGACGTGATTTCCATGGAAGGTGAAAAGAACGACATTCCTGTGGAAGTAGCGATGATTTATAACGATAGCTATTCTGAGAATTTGCACTCTTATGTAAATAACATTAATACGCACGAGGGTGGAACGCACTTGAGTGGTTTCCGTCGTGGGTTGACTACTACTTTAAAGAAATATGCTGACGCTTCGGGTCTTTTAGACAAGTTGAAGTTTGACATTTCTGGAGATGATTTTAGAGAAGGATTGACTGCTATTATCTCTGTAAAAGTTCAAGAGCCTCAGTTTGAGGGACAGACAAAAACTAAGCTAGGTAACCGTGAGGTGACCAGTGCAGTGTCTCAAGCGGTTTCTACCATGCTAGAAGATTATCTAGAGGAAAACCCAGCAGATGCTAAAACGATTGTGCAGAAAGTGATACTGGCAGCCACTGCTAGACACGCAGCTCGTAAGGCTCGTGAAATGGTACAGCGTAAAACAGTAATGAGTGGTGGCGGCCTTCCTGGGAAGCTTTCTGACTGTTCTGAAACTGACCCTACACAATGCGAGGTATTTCTAGTTGAGGGAGACTCCGCTGGTGGAACGGCTAAAATGGGACGTGACCGTAACTTTCAGGCCATTCTTCCTTTGAGAGGTAAGATTCTTAATGTGGAAAAAGCCATGCAACACAAGGTTTTTGAAAACGAAGAAATCCGTAATATCTACACCGCACTAGGGGTTACTATAGGAACTGAAGAGGATTCTAAAGCCTTGAATCTAGACAAATTAAGATATCACAAAGTAGTCATCATGTGTGATGCTGATATCGATGGTTCGCACATTGCTACATTAATTCTAACGTTCTTCTTTAGATACATGAGAGAGCTTGTAGAAATGGGGTATATCTATATTGCCACACCACCTTTATATCTATTGAAAAAGGGTGCTAAGAAGCGATATGCTTGGTCTAATAAGGAGCGAGATGAAATCAATGAAGAGTTTGGTGGGTCTGCTGCGATCCAGCGCTATAAGGGATTAGGAGAGATGAATGCAGACCAACTGTGGGATACAACAATGAATCCTGAATTTAGAACTCTACGTCAAGTAACTATTGATAGTTTACCTGAAGCTGATCGTATTTTCTCCATGCTGATGGGTGATGAAGTGCCACCACGTCGAGAGTTTATTGAGAAAAATGCGATTTACGCAAACATAGACGCATAA
- a CDS encoding DUF6588 family protein — protein sequence MKKALIVITALSFTTISKAQDGLSDILAAGLDVATSYTNSYSKPAAEAFSYNLSAGWYDDARVLRQGKFNVILRAQATFAQEEEKSFVLDPQEYQRLLQNSYDQTNNPPADIRVTFGDGNNSPRLVATALGSNDPSQSLLIVSRDRTTGIETSRNEITLAQGLGNAGVDFVPSAFLQVSYGLGAGLELKARFVPKVQIDEAEIGLYGGAIQWQLTDVFDKNNVLPVDISLLAGYSQLDASYDFEDGAVVEGVDQRLETTSGSLTLSLIAGTDFKVLNFYGGINYNAGSTESDLLGTYTVRSSSSVFPFAQTYEDPISVKTDVSSALGTVGTKLTLGFFQVNAGYTFGAFDTVNGAIAFKF from the coding sequence ATGAAAAAAGCACTTATTGTAATCACCGCACTGTCGTTTACCACTATATCTAAAGCTCAAGACGGGCTCTCTGACATTCTTGCAGCAGGTTTAGATGTAGCAACCTCTTATACGAATTCCTATTCAAAACCAGCTGCAGAAGCGTTTTCGTATAACTTGTCCGCCGGATGGTACGACGATGCACGAGTTTTACGTCAAGGAAAATTCAATGTAATTCTTAGAGCCCAAGCGACCTTTGCCCAAGAGGAAGAAAAATCTTTTGTTCTGGATCCGCAAGAGTATCAACGATTGCTTCAAAATTCTTACGATCAAACCAATAATCCACCGGCAGATATTCGGGTAACCTTTGGTGATGGGAACAATTCCCCTCGTTTGGTAGCTACTGCTCTGGGGTCAAACGATCCCTCGCAGTCCTTATTAATAGTGTCGAGAGATCGAACCACAGGTATTGAGACCAGTCGTAATGAAATCACGTTAGCTCAAGGACTAGGAAATGCGGGAGTTGATTTTGTTCCTTCGGCATTTCTACAAGTAAGTTATGGGTTAGGTGCAGGATTAGAGTTGAAAGCCAGATTTGTCCCTAAGGTTCAAATTGATGAGGCAGAAATAGGCTTGTACGGTGGTGCCATACAATGGCAGTTGACAGATGTTTTTGATAAAAACAATGTACTTCCAGTAGATATTTCTTTGCTGGCTGGGTACAGCCAGCTTGACGCGAGCTATGATTTTGAAGATGGTGCGGTGGTTGAAGGTGTGGATCAACGATTGGAAACTACCTCAGGAAGTTTGACGCTATCGCTCATTGCGGGTACTGATTTTAAAGTGCTTAATTTTTATGGAGGTATCAATTACAATGCTGGTTCAACTGAATCTGACTTATTGGGAACGTATACGGTGCGCAGTTCTAGCAGTGTGTTCCCTTTTGCCCAAACCTATGAAGATCCTATATCAGTAAAAACAGATGTTAGCTCTGCTCTAGGAACTGTAGGGACGAAGCTTACATTAGGTTTTTTCCAGGTGAATGCTGGTTATACATTTGGAGCTTTTGATACAGTTAATGGCGCCATTGCATTTAAATTCTAA
- the mdh gene encoding malate dehydrogenase, producing the protein MKVTVVGAGAVGASCAEYIAIKNFASEVVLLDIKEGFAEGKAMDLMQTASLNGFDTKITGVTNDYSKTAGSHIAVITSGIPRKPGMTREELIGINAGIVKSVAESIVKESPEVILIVVSNPMDTMTYLAHKATGLPKHRIIGMGGALDSARFKYRLAEALGAPISDVDGMVIGGHSDTGMVPLTRLATRNSVPASEFLSEDRLNQVLEDTKVGGATLTKLLGTSAWYAPGAAVSGLVQAIACDQKKIFPCSVLLDGEYGLSDLCIGVPVVLGSKGIEKIVEIDLTDAEKEHMQKSVEGVKATNDLL; encoded by the coding sequence ATGAAAGTTACCGTAGTAGGAGCAGGCGCAGTAGGCGCAAGTTGTGCAGAATACATTGCGATCAAAAATTTTGCTAGCGAGGTTGTATTATTAGATATCAAAGAAGGATTTGCTGAAGGTAAAGCCATGGATTTGATGCAAACCGCATCACTTAACGGCTTTGATACTAAAATTACAGGTGTTACTAACGATTATTCTAAAACTGCGGGTAGTCATATTGCGGTAATAACATCGGGAATCCCACGTAAACCAGGAATGACTAGAGAAGAGTTGATAGGTATCAACGCTGGTATTGTAAAATCTGTGGCTGAGAGTATTGTCAAAGAATCTCCAGAAGTTATTCTTATAGTGGTTTCTAATCCTATGGACACGATGACCTATCTAGCACACAAAGCTACAGGATTACCTAAACACCGCATTATAGGGATGGGCGGCGCACTAGACAGCGCACGTTTCAAATACCGTCTTGCTGAAGCTCTAGGAGCACCTATATCTGATGTTGATGGAATGGTGATAGGTGGACACAGTGATACAGGAATGGTACCCTTGACTAGATTGGCAACACGCAATAGTGTTCCAGCAAGCGAATTTCTAAGTGAGGATCGTTTGAATCAAGTATTAGAAGATACTAAAGTTGGTGGAGCTACATTGACTAAATTATTAGGAACAAGTGCCTGGTATGCGCCTGGAGCTGCCGTTTCAGGATTGGTACAAGCCATTGCTTGTGATCAGAAAAAAATATTCCCTTGTAGTGTATTACTAGATGGAGAATACGGGCTTTCAGATTTATGTATAGGAGTTCCAGTCGTGCTGGGCTCTAAAGGAATCGAAAAGATTGTGGAAATCGATCTTACAGATGCAGAGAAAGAACACATGCAAAAAAGTGTTGAAGGTGTAAAGGCAACAAATGATTTGTTGTAA
- the secDF gene encoding protein translocase subunit SecDF produces MQNKGLIRFFAIIFAAVCIYQLTYTFITYKVEKDAEAYAERVVDRDAPNAPSLIEEARKRYLDSVSNKDVWGGYTTYAGAKEDELKKGLDLKGGINVILQISIRDLLIGMADGSTDGDFRTALDRADERVKDGQQDYFDYFIEEFEAIEGAQLASPDIFANQEMEGRINFDMSNSEVEPVLREELQSYMVSAFDVLRKRIDKFGTTQPNIQQLGSSGRILIEMPGEKDVKRVKQLLVGTALLEFWHVYKASEVAPYLVAADTYWADKIASENTGTVTDSAEVAVDSTAVAQEQDNSLESLLNDEVIKEDNAVVDQAQYDQNPILSRVLAPGNGSGPIIATFRASDQELIQGYLNDPQARGKLPADQRFIKFAWGRPELNDELGYELIDLYAIRGNSQGEAPLSGGVITNAKQDYDINGKVIVSMSMNSEGAKIWEQMTTEAFQNQTQVAVVLDNTVYSAPGITNGPISGGNSQISGNFTVPDAEDLATVLKAGKLPAKAEIIQSEVIGPSLGQEAINSGLWSFAIALLLVLVWMFFYYGRAGLYADVALLVNILFIFGALASFGAVLTLPGIAGIVLTIGISVDANVLIFERIKEELAKGKSQADSIKDGFNNALSSILDANITTFLTAAILYIFGTGPIQGFATTLMIGILTSLFTAIFITRLFIDGYGKNGKSLAFTSAMTKSWFVNVRIDFLKMRKTAYAISGVLILASIVSLATLQLNFGIDFTGGRKYTVRFEQDMNATEVTSILSSPDVFGSAEAKTYGADNQLAISTKYGIEMDDTEASADIESKLYTNLKQFLPADMTQEEFGDVSLEGKEYGIMSNFQVGPTIADDILTGSLYAIFGSLIVVFLYILIRFRRWQFSLGAVAAVFHDVIIVLGVFSATYKVMPFNMEIDQAFIAAILTVIGYSLNDTVVVFDRIREYIAEKTNWDFARTVNGAISSTISRTINTSLTTLIVLLAIFIFGGESIRGFMFALIIGVIVGTYSSVFIATPIMYDTLRKTKARPRKSIPEKDAQ; encoded by the coding sequence ATGCAAAATAAAGGACTGATCAGATTCTTTGCGATCATTTTTGCAGCAGTATGTATCTACCAGCTTACCTATACGTTTATTACGTACAAGGTGGAGAAAGACGCAGAGGCGTATGCCGAAAGAGTGGTGGATAGAGATGCTCCCAATGCACCATCCTTGATTGAGGAAGCCAGAAAAAGATATCTGGATTCTGTATCTAATAAGGACGTCTGGGGTGGTTATACAACCTACGCTGGCGCTAAGGAAGATGAGCTTAAAAAAGGTCTTGACCTTAAGGGCGGTATCAATGTGATCCTTCAAATTTCCATCCGTGACCTTTTAATAGGTATGGCAGATGGATCTACTGATGGAGATTTCCGTACGGCGCTAGATCGTGCAGATGAGCGCGTGAAAGACGGTCAACAAGATTACTTCGATTATTTTATTGAGGAGTTTGAAGCTATCGAGGGTGCTCAATTAGCGTCACCAGATATTTTTGCAAACCAAGAAATGGAAGGGCGCATCAACTTTGATATGTCTAACAGTGAGGTGGAACCAGTATTGCGAGAAGAACTTCAATCGTATATGGTGAGTGCCTTTGACGTATTGAGAAAGCGTATTGATAAATTTGGTACTACCCAGCCTAACATTCAGCAATTAGGAAGCTCAGGAAGAATCCTGATCGAGATGCCTGGTGAGAAAGATGTAAAACGTGTAAAACAACTTCTAGTTGGTACAGCACTTTTGGAATTCTGGCATGTGTATAAGGCAAGTGAAGTTGCTCCTTATTTAGTAGCGGCAGATACATACTGGGCAGACAAGATCGCTAGTGAAAATACCGGGACTGTTACTGACTCCGCTGAAGTGGCGGTTGATTCTACAGCAGTAGCGCAAGAACAAGACAATTCATTAGAAAGTTTGTTGAACGATGAGGTTATTAAAGAGGATAACGCTGTAGTTGATCAGGCTCAATACGATCAAAACCCTATCCTTTCCAGAGTATTAGCTCCAGGAAACGGTTCAGGACCTATCATCGCTACTTTCAGAGCTAGTGACCAGGAATTGATTCAAGGATATTTAAATGATCCACAGGCTAGAGGTAAATTACCAGCTGACCAGCGTTTTATAAAATTTGCGTGGGGTCGACCAGAATTGAATGACGAATTAGGTTATGAGTTGATTGACTTATACGCCATCCGTGGAAATTCTCAAGGTGAAGCACCACTTTCAGGTGGAGTGATTACTAATGCAAAACAAGACTATGACATCAACGGTAAAGTTATCGTAAGCATGTCTATGAACTCTGAAGGTGCAAAAATCTGGGAACAGATGACTACAGAGGCTTTCCAGAATCAAACACAAGTTGCCGTTGTACTTGATAACACGGTGTACAGCGCGCCTGGAATTACTAACGGACCTATTAGCGGTGGTAATAGCCAGATCTCAGGAAACTTTACCGTACCAGATGCGGAAGACCTTGCAACTGTACTGAAAGCAGGTAAACTTCCTGCTAAAGCAGAAATTATTCAAAGCGAAGTGATCGGGCCATCCTTAGGACAGGAAGCGATCAACTCTGGACTTTGGTCTTTTGCAATTGCTTTGTTATTAGTATTGGTATGGATGTTCTTCTACTACGGTAGAGCAGGACTTTATGCTGACGTTGCTTTGTTAGTGAACATCCTGTTCATATTCGGAGCCTTGGCTTCCTTTGGAGCCGTATTGACCTTACCTGGAATTGCGGGTATTGTACTGACCATAGGTATATCAGTAGATGCTAACGTTCTTATTTTCGAACGTATTAAAGAGGAGTTGGCTAAAGGGAAATCTCAAGCCGATAGTATTAAGGACGGTTTCAACAATGCGTTGAGCTCTATTCTTGATGCAAACATTACAACCTTTTTGACGGCAGCGATCCTTTACATATTTGGTACAGGGCCTATTCAAGGTTTTGCAACAACTTTGATGATAGGTATTCTTACCTCATTGTTTACTGCAATCTTCATCACCAGGTTGTTCATAGATGGGTACGGCAAGAATGGTAAATCACTAGCATTTACATCAGCTATGACAAAATCATGGTTTGTCAACGTTCGTATTGACTTCTTGAAAATGAGAAAAACGGCTTATGCCATTTCTGGAGTGTTGATCCTGGCCAGTATCGTATCACTAGCTACCTTACAGTTGAACTTTGGTATCGACTTTACAGGTGGACGCAAGTATACCGTGCGCTTTGAGCAAGATATGAATGCTACTGAGGTAACGAGCATCTTAAGCAGTCCAGATGTATTTGGAAGTGCTGAGGCAAAGACTTATGGTGCAGACAATCAGTTAGCTATCAGTACCAAATACGGTATTGAAATGGATGACACAGAAGCAAGTGCTGATATAGAAAGTAAATTGTATACGAACTTAAAGCAATTCTTACCTGCAGATATGACGCAGGAGGAATTTGGTGATGTGAGTTTAGAAGGTAAAGAATATGGTATCATGTCCAACTTCCAGGTAGGACCTACCATTGCAGATGATATCTTGACCGGTTCCTTGTATGCAATTTTTGGATCATTGATCGTGGTATTTTTATACATCTTGATCCGTTTCCGTAGATGGCAATTCTCTCTAGGTGCAGTAGCTGCTGTATTCCATGATGTGATTATCGTGCTAGGAGTATTCTCTGCCACTTACAAGGTCATGCCTTTTAACATGGAGATTGACCAGGCGTTTATCGCTGCGATCTTGACGGTTATTGGTTATTCCTTGAATGACACGGTGGTTGTGTTTGATAGAATTAGGGAATACATCGCAGAGAAAACCAATTGGGATTTTGCCCGTACCGTGAACGGTGCGATCAGCAGTACCATTTCTCGTACGATCAATACGTCATTAACAACCTTGATTGTATTGTTAGCGATCTTCATCTTCGGTGGGGAGTCCATCCGTGGGTTTATGTTTGCCTTGATCATAGGGGTAATCGTGGGTACGTACTCATCGGTATTTATCGCAACGCCTATCATGTACGATACATTGAGAAAAACTAAGGCTAGACCACGCAAATCCATTCCTGAAAAGGACGCTCAGTAG